The Sesamum indicum cultivar Zhongzhi No. 13 linkage group LG6, S_indicum_v1.0, whole genome shotgun sequence genome has a segment encoding these proteins:
- the LOC105163560 gene encoding zinc finger A20 and AN1 domain-containing stress-associated protein 8-like, with product MEHDETGCQPPPEGPILCVNNCGFFGSAANMNMCSKCYKDLILKQEQAKLAASSIENIVNGSSSGNEQESVVADAAIMQTDLVEAKAISLPSINTSSFAEAAEPKTKEGPNRCSTCKKRVGLTGFKCRCGYLFCGSHRYSDKHDCPFDYRTAARDAIAKANPVVKAEKLDRI from the coding sequence ATGGAGCATGATGAGACTGGGTGCCAACCTCCCCCAGAAGGTCCTATTTTGTGTGTTAACAACTGTGGTTTCTTTGGTAGTGCTGCAAACATGAACATGTGCTCCAAGTGTTACAAGGACCTGATACTGAAACAAGAACAAGCCAAACTTGCCGCATCATCAATCGAGAACATCGTCAATGGATCATCGAGTGGCAATGAGCAGGAATCTGTTGTTGCAGATGCTGCAATCATGCAAACTGATCTGGTTGAAGCGAAGGCAATATCTTTGCCGTCAATTAACACTTCTAGCTTTGCCGAGGCGGCTGAACCTAAGACAAAAGAAGGTCCAAACAGATGCAGCACCTGCAAGAAACGAGTTGGCCTGACTGGATTCAAATGCCGTTGTGGTTATCTTTTCTGTGGATCACATCGCTATTCTGACAAACACGACTGCCCCTTTGATTACCGCACTGCAGCTCGGGATGCTATAGCCAAAGCCAACCCAGTTGTTAAGGCAGAAAAGCTTGATAGAATCTAG